One Rhineura floridana isolate rRhiFlo1 chromosome 14, rRhiFlo1.hap2, whole genome shotgun sequence genomic region harbors:
- the VPS33B gene encoding vacuolar protein sorting-associated protein 33B, producing MASPGHRDAPELPDFGLLKRLARDQLVYLLEQLPGKKDLFIEADLMSPLDRIANVSILKQHEVDKLYKVENKPAHSTSDQLCFLVRPRVRNMKYVADIVNSDKAAGRTRKYNIIFSPQKFYTCEMVLEEEGIYGDVTWDEWSFYLLPLDDDIISMELPEFFRDYFLEGDQRWISTMAQALQLLNSLFGPFTRTYGIGRCAKMVHELWREVVEESEVDSVGRKPEIGHIFLMDRDVDYITALCSQVVYEGLVDDTFRIKCGSVDFGPDVTSSDRSIKVLLNAQDKVFNQIRNEHFSSVFGFLSQKARNLQAQYDRRRGMDIKQMKNFVSQELKGLKQEHHLLSLHIGACESIMKKKIKQDFQELLKTEHALLEGFDIRESVSFIEEHIGRQVSPIESLRMLCLLSITENGLAPKDYRSLKTQYLQSYGPEHLLTFHNLKHLGLLVEQVPGETLTAVENKVSKLVTDRAAGKLSDAFSSLARKSHFRGISKKLGLIPRVDGEYDLKVPRDMAYIFSGAYIPLSCKIIEQVLERKNWLGLEEVVRLLGGNEFAVADAALEENPAWDSQRIILVVFLGGCTFSEISALRFLGRERGIRFLFLTTAITNSSRLLESMVETRT from the exons ATGGCCTCCCCCGGTCACCGCGACGCTCCGGAGCTGCCCGACTTCGGCCTCCTGAAGCGCCTCGCTCGGGACCAGCTGGTCTACTTGCTGGAGCAG CTCCCAGGCAAGAAGGACCTGTTCATCGAGGCCGACCTGATGAGCCCCCTGGACCGAATCGCCAACGTCTCCATCCTCAAG CAACATGAAGTGGACAAGCTTTACAAGGTGGAGAACAAGCCAGCCCACAGTACTAGTGATCA ATTGTGCTTTTTGGTCCGGCCACGGGTCAGGAATATGAAGTATGTGGCAG ACATAGTGAACTCTGATAAGGCAGCTGGTCGGACCCGCAAGTACAACATTATCTTCAGTCCTCAGAAG TTCTACACATGTGAGATGGTGTTGGAAGAAGAGGGGATCTATGGGG ATGTGACCTGGGATGAATGGTCCTTCTACCTACTGCCTTTGGATGATGACATCATCAGCATGGAACTGCCAGAATTCTTCCGTGACTATTTCCTG GAAGGGGATCAACGCTGGATCAGCACCATGGCCCAGGCTTTGCAGCTGCTGAACTCCCTCTTTGGCCCATTTACCAGGACCTATGGAATTGGCCGGTGTGCCAAG ATGGTCCATGAGCTCTGGCGTGAAGTGGTGGAAGAGAGCGAGGTTGACAGTGTGGGCCGGAAGCCAGAGATTGGCCACATTTTCCTCATGGACAGAG ACGTAGATTACATCACGGCCCTTTGCTCTCAGGTGGTGTACGAAGGCTTGGTGGATGACACATTCCGCATCAAGTGTG GAAGCGTGGACTTTGGCCCCGATGTCACTTCCTCTGACCGGAGCATCAAAGTCCTGCTGAATGCCCAGGACAAG GTGTTCAACCAGATCCGCAACGAGCACTTCTCCAGCGTCTTTGGTTTCCTGAGTCAGAAGGCACGGAACCTGCAGGCACAGTATGAT CGACGGCGTGGAATGGACATCAAGCAGATGAAGAACTTTGTCTCCCAAGAGCTAAAGGGCTTGAAGCAAGAGCATCACCTGCTGAGCCTCC ATATTGGCGCCTGTGAGTCCATcatgaagaaaaaaataaaacaagatttcCAGGAGCTATTGAAGACCGAGCATG CCCTCCTGGAAGGCTTTGATATCCGGGAGAGCGTTAGCTTCATCGAAGAGCACATTGGCCGGCAG GTCTCCCCCATCGAGAGTCTGCGTATGCTGTGCCTGTTGTCGATCACAGAGAATG GGCTTGCCCCCAAGGATTATCGCTCCCTGAAAACCCAGTACCTACAG AGCTACGGACCAGAGCACCTGCTGACCTTCCACAACCTGAAGCATCTGGGCCTCCTGGTGGAGCAGGTGCCTGGGGAGACCCTGACAGCCGTTGAGAATAAAGTCAGCAAGCTGGTGACTGACAGAGCTGCAG GGAAGCTCTCGGATGCCTTCAGTTCACTGGCCAGGAAGAGCCACTTCCGAGGCATCAGCAAGAAGCTGGGACTG ATCCCCCGTGTGGATGGGGAATACGACCTGAAAGTGCCCCGGGACATGGCCTACATCTTCAGTGGCGCCTACATCCCCCTCAGCTGCAAGATAATAGAGCAG GTGCTGGAGCGCAAGAACTGGCTGGGCCTGGAAGAGGTGGTGCGGCTGCTTGGGGGGAATGAATTTGCTGTTGCAG ATGCTGCTCTAGAGGAGAATCCTGCTTGGGACTCGCAGCGCATCATTCTGGTGGTCTTCTTAGGCGGCTGCACCTTCTCTGAAATCTCCGCTCTTCGCTTTCTTGGCAGAGAAAGAG GAATCAGGTTCCTATTCCTGACAACAGCCATCACTAACAGCTCACGGCTGCTGGAATCCATGGTAGAGACGAGGACATGA
- the HDDC3 gene encoding guanosine-3',5'-bis(diphosphate) 3'-pyrophosphohydrolase MESH1, giving the protein MSAPDAIRLLDAADFAARKHAAQRRKDPEGTPYINHPIGVAQILAQEAGITDIAVLQAALLHDTVEDTDTTFSQIEEHFGEEVRRIVEEVTDDKTLPKMERKQLQIEHAAHSSRPARLVKLADKLYNLRDLNRCTPQGWSEERVQEYFLWASKVVKSMCGTSPVLEEKLWLLFKARGLPE; this is encoded by the exons ATGAGCGCTCCCGACGCGATTCGGCTGCTGGACGCCGCCGACTTCGCCGCCCGGAAGCACGCGGCACAGCGGCGCAAAGACCCCGAGGGTACGCCTTACATCAACCATCCCATCG GTGTAGCCCAGATATTGGCGCAGGAAGCTGGAATAACGGACATTGCAGTACTGCAG GCTGCTCTCCTACATGACACCGTTGAAGATACGGACACCACCTTCTCACAGATCGAGGAACACTTTGGGGAGGAGGTGAGGCGCATTGTGGAGGAAGTGACAGACGACAAGACGTTGCCGAAGATGGAGCGCAAGCAGCTGCAGATTGAACACGCTGCCCATAGCAGCAGGCCTGCCCGGCTGGTGAAACTGGCTGACAAGCTGTATAACCTGCGAGACCTGAACCGCTGCACCCCGCAAG GTTGGTCCGAGGAACGAGTCCAGGAGTACTTTCTTTGGGCCTCAAAAGTCGTGAAGAGCATGTGTGGGACAAGCCCGGTGCTGGAGGAGAAGCTGTGGCTGCTGTTTAAAGCCAGGGGGCTACCTGAGTGA
- the NGRN gene encoding neugrin, giving the protein MGPRRSLGLQRVIARLAARQVEVELSEEQEVERLLRRQAKEIRLRKLQRLMEPRGPPERSLTRQAMEQIRYLSRELPEDWPVPRLARGFQVEPEVIRRVLKSRFSPSPERSRRQDYKAATQKSDSTATAARHRGLLPKEATFRLLPAGPRETSSRPVTPKARPAPSAPEEEEEEQEAEAGCGRRVLSDTELEALAAEGRESQLKVVQKGQEVFDGDGNLLYRIPVPQQA; this is encoded by the exons ATGGGGCCGAGGCGCTCACTGGGGCTGCAGAGGGTGATTGCCCGACTCGCCGCCAGGCAGGTGGAGGTCGAGCTGTCGGAGGAGCAGGAGGTGGAAAG GCTGCTGCGGCGCCAGGCGAAGGAGATCCGCCTGCGCAAACTCCAGAGGCTGATGGAACCGCGGGGGCCCCCCGAGCGCAGCCTGACCCGCCAGGCGATGGAGCAGATTCG GTATCTCAGCCGGGAGCTGCCCGAGGACTGGCCTGTCCCCCGCCTGGCGCGAGGCTTCCAGGTGGAGCCCGAGGTCATCCGCAGAGTCCTCAAGAGCCGCTTTTCGCCTTCTCCGGAGCGCAGCCGCAGGCAGGACTACAAAGCTGCCACCCAAAAGAGCGACTCTACGGCCACCGCTGCGCGCCACCGGGGCCTCTTGCCCAAGGAGGCCACCTTCCGGCTGCTGCCTGCCGGCCCCAGAGAAACTTCCTCTCGGCCTGTTACCCCCAAAGCACGGCCGGCCCCCTCTgcgccggaggaggaggaggaagagcaggaggcaGAGGCGGGCTGCGGCCGGAGGGTTCTGAGCGACACCGAGCTGGAGGCCCTGGCGGCGGAGGGCCGGGAGTCCCAGCTGAAAGTCGTGCAGAAGGGCCAGGAGGTCTTCGACGGCGACGGAAACCTCCTCTACAGGATCCCAGTTCCCCAGCAGGCCTGA
- the TTLL13 gene encoding tubulin polyglutamylase TTLL13 isoform X2: MKINTDESSESENETDEDEEDEDEGGLSDESANECLKRLDTENKASQDKPRAHSRGHKGTGQAGQKGDLPGVSLIDLEEQTAEECEQEETRRKKKKKHRLLSINLANCKYESVRRAARRCGLKEVGEDEEWTVCWTDCSVSLERVMEMKRFQKINHFPGMAEICRKDLLARNLNRMLKLFPKEYSIFPRTWCLPADYGDFQAYGRMRKNRTYICKPDSGCQGRGIFITRNPKEIKHGEHMICQQYIAKPFLIDGFKFDMRIYVLVTSCDPLKIFVYEEGLARFATMRYIEPSSSNLDDICMHLTNYAINKHNENFVRDDNTGSKRKLSTLNTWMREHSYNMDELWRDIEDIIIKTLIAAHPVLKHNYRTCFPNHISGCACFEILGFDILLDRKLKPWLLEVNHSPSFTTDSRLDREVKDALLCDAINLANLRACDKKKVLEEDKRRVKERLLQVHQPPREARREQMQSSQAAWLAQAEKYENSHLGGYRRIFPLRGTEKYLPFFKHSGSLFQETVASKAREECARQQLEEIRQKREQRESTAGKKRRDVKENLQGESAGEKAHEKGKGKSALTRMTYSHSKTWNPKMPSLPYDSMTPQAIVEEEEVERVKALLRRENLIRGLGIVDQLTRLLRSTEPRPVEIQRPHINISESQPHFLQEVFSNRESQNLMTLVPLSLLGGSVQELGQQILQQPTARVQLLGSQGFIPTILGALSGLSPSHEASYSSHFKPQLHIQPPRNMSWLGTAMVGEPSTLARMLKAGGRRFGSAKNKLDVGSPASKRPLYMGSGSLSCLPHAGRAPGHLYSSFPFPSVAAPLSRTDVHGLAINSASAPLIRRTSPHRSSNVATLHLNQPR, encoded by the exons ATGAAGATCAACACAGACGAAAGTAGTGAGTCTGAAAACGAAACAGATGAAGATGAGGAGGATGAGGATGAAGGCGGTCTGTCAGATGAGTCTGCTAATGAATGCCTTAAGAGGCTGGACACAGAAAACAAAGCATCTCAGGACAAGCCACGAGCCCATAGCCGAGGGCACAAAGGCACTGGACAAGCAGGGCAGAAGGGTGACCTGCCAGGTGTCTCTCTGATAGATCTGGAGGAGCAAACGGCAGAGGAGTGTGAGCAAGAAGAGacgaggaggaagaaaaagaagaaacacaG GCTGCTGTCCATCAACCTGGCCAACTGCAAATACGAGAGCG TTAGGCGTGCTGCTCGGCGCTGTGGCCTGAAAGAAGTGGGGGAGGACGAGGAGTGGACCGTCTGCTGGACTGACTGCTCAGTCTCGCTGGAGCGTGTCATGGAGATGAAGAGGTTCCAG AAAATTAACCACTTCCCAGGCATGGCAGAGATCTGCCGCAAGGACCTGCTTGCCCGCAACCTCAACCGCATGCTCAAGCTCTTCCCCAAGGAGTACAGCATCTTCCCACGTACTTGGTGCTTGCCGGCCGA ctatggggacttccAAGCCTATGGGCGCATGAGGAAGAACAGGACGTACATCTGCAAGCCAGACAGCGGCTGCCAAGGACGGGGCATCTTCATTACACGCAATCCCAAGGAGATCAAGCACGGCGAGCACATGATCTGCCAGCAGTACATTGCCAAG CCCTTCCTCATTGATGGCTTTAAGTTCGACATGCGCATCTATGTACTGGTCACTTCCTGCGACCCGCTGAAAATCTTTGTCTACGAGGAGGGGCTAGCCCGTTTTGCCACCATGAGGTACATCGAGCCCAGCAGCAGCAACCTG GATGACATCTGCATGCACCTGACCAACTATGCCATCAACAAGCACAACGAGAACTTTGTGCGTGATGACAATACAGGCAGCAAGAG GAAGTTGTCCACACTGAACACCTGGATGCGGGAGCACAGCTACAACATGGACGAGCTGTGGCGGGACATCGAGGACATCATAATCAAAACCCTCATTGCTGCCCACCCAGTTCTGAAGCACAACTACCGCACCTGCTTCCCCAACCACATCTCCGGCTGTGCCTGCTTCGAGATCCTGGGCTTCGACATCCTCCTTGACAGGAAGCTCAAGCCTTGGCTCTTGGAG GTCAACCACTCCCCCAGCTTCACCACTGACTCCCGCCTGGACCGTGAAGTGAAAGACGCCCTGCTCTGCGACGCAATCAATCTCGCCAACCTGCGTGCTTGTGACAAGAAGAAGGTGCTCGAAGAGGACAAGAGGCGGGTGAAGGAGCGCCTTCTCCAGGTCCACCAGCCCCCCCGTGAGGCCAG GCGTGAACAGATGCAGAGCAGCCAGGCCGCCTGGCTGGCCCAAGCAGAGAAGTATGAGAACAGCCACCTGGGCGGCTACCGGCGCATCTTCCCATTGCGGGGTACAGAGAAGTACCTGCCCTTCTTCAAGCACAGCGGATCTCTCTTCCAAGAGACAGTTGCCTCCAAGGCCAGAGAAGAGTGCGCCAG GCAACAGCTGGAGGAGATCCGCCAGAAGCGGGAGCAGAGGGAGAGCACAGCCGGGAAGAAGCGAAGGGATGTGAAGGAGAACTTGCAGGGGGAGTCCGCAGGGGAGAAGGCCCACGAGAAGGGAAAGGGCAAGTCTGCCCTCACCCGCATGACCTACAGCCACAGCAAGACCTGGAACCCAAAG ATGCCCTCCCTACCTTACGACAGCATGACTCCCCAGGCCATagtggaggaagaggaagtggaGAGGGTCAAAGCCCTCCTGCGCCGTGAGAATCTGATCCGAGGGCTGGGCATTGTGGACCAGCTAACCCGCCTGCTTCGCAGCACAGAGCCCAGGCCAGTGGAAATCCAGAGGCCCCACATTAACATCTCCGAAAGCCAG CCTCACTTTCTTCAGGAGGTGTTCAGTAACAGAGAATCCCAGAACCTGATGACCCTCGTCCCCCTGTCCCTCCTAGGGGGCTCCGTTCAGGAGCTGGGGCAGCAGATCCTGCAGCAACCCACAGCACGTGTCCAGCTGCTGGGCAGCCAGGGGTTCATCCCGACCATCCTGGGCGCCCTCTCAGGCCTAAGCCCTTCCCACGAGGCCTCCTATTCCTCCCACTTCAAGCCGCAGCTCCACATCCAGCCGCCCAGGAACATGAGCTGGCTGGGCACAGCCATGGTGGGCGAGCCCAGCACTCTTGCCCGGATGCTGAAGGCAGGAGGGCGCCGATTTGGCAGTGCCAAGAACAAGTTGGACGTCG GCAGCCCTGCCAGCAAGAGGCCTCTGTACATGGGCTCCGGCTCCCTGAGCTGCCTGCCTCACGCTGGGAGAGCACCAGGCCACCTGTacagcagcttccccttcccctccgtGGCAGCCCCCCTAAGCCGCACTGATGTGCACGGACTGGCCATCAACTCCGCGTCTGCCCCCCTCATCCGGCGCACAAGTCCCCATCGCTCCAGCAATGTGGCCACGCTGCACCTCAACCAGCCCAGGTAG
- the TTLL13 gene encoding tubulin polyglutamylase TTLL13 isoform X1: MCGKGCQEWGIWCPPDHPWLLAMRAAASCSRQYLEGQRRFPSPALDLVIPPMGLDIYVQVCRTWPSRVPERMKINTDESSESENETDEDEEDEDEGGLSDESANECLKRLDTENKASQDKPRAHSRGHKGTGQAGQKGDLPGVSLIDLEEQTAEECEQEETRRKKKKKHRLLSINLANCKYESVRRAARRCGLKEVGEDEEWTVCWTDCSVSLERVMEMKRFQKINHFPGMAEICRKDLLARNLNRMLKLFPKEYSIFPRTWCLPADYGDFQAYGRMRKNRTYICKPDSGCQGRGIFITRNPKEIKHGEHMICQQYIAKPFLIDGFKFDMRIYVLVTSCDPLKIFVYEEGLARFATMRYIEPSSSNLDDICMHLTNYAINKHNENFVRDDNTGSKRKLSTLNTWMREHSYNMDELWRDIEDIIIKTLIAAHPVLKHNYRTCFPNHISGCACFEILGFDILLDRKLKPWLLEVNHSPSFTTDSRLDREVKDALLCDAINLANLRACDKKKVLEEDKRRVKERLLQVHQPPREARREQMQSSQAAWLAQAEKYENSHLGGYRRIFPLRGTEKYLPFFKHSGSLFQETVASKAREECARQQLEEIRQKREQRESTAGKKRRDVKENLQGESAGEKAHEKGKGKSALTRMTYSHSKTWNPKMPSLPYDSMTPQAIVEEEEVERVKALLRRENLIRGLGIVDQLTRLLRSTEPRPVEIQRPHINISESQPHFLQEVFSNRESQNLMTLVPLSLLGGSVQELGQQILQQPTARVQLLGSQGFIPTILGALSGLSPSHEASYSSHFKPQLHIQPPRNMSWLGTAMVGEPSTLARMLKAGGRRFGSAKNKLDVGSPASKRPLYMGSGSLSCLPHAGRAPGHLYSSFPFPSVAAPLSRTDVHGLAINSASAPLIRRTSPHRSSNVATLHLNQPR, translated from the exons atgtgtgGCAAAGGctgccaggaatggggaatctggtgccctcctgatcacccctggctattggccatgaggGCTGCTGCGAGTTGCAGTcggcagtatctggagggccaaaggagattccccagccctgccctagatcttgttatccCACCAATGGGTTTGGACATTTATGTGCAGGTGTGCAGAACGTGGCCTTCTCG AGTGCCTGAGAGAATGAAGATCAACACAGACGAAAGTAGTGAGTCTGAAAACGAAACAGATGAAGATGAGGAGGATGAGGATGAAGGCGGTCTGTCAGATGAGTCTGCTAATGAATGCCTTAAGAGGCTGGACACAGAAAACAAAGCATCTCAGGACAAGCCACGAGCCCATAGCCGAGGGCACAAAGGCACTGGACAAGCAGGGCAGAAGGGTGACCTGCCAGGTGTCTCTCTGATAGATCTGGAGGAGCAAACGGCAGAGGAGTGTGAGCAAGAAGAGacgaggaggaagaaaaagaagaaacacaG GCTGCTGTCCATCAACCTGGCCAACTGCAAATACGAGAGCG TTAGGCGTGCTGCTCGGCGCTGTGGCCTGAAAGAAGTGGGGGAGGACGAGGAGTGGACCGTCTGCTGGACTGACTGCTCAGTCTCGCTGGAGCGTGTCATGGAGATGAAGAGGTTCCAG AAAATTAACCACTTCCCAGGCATGGCAGAGATCTGCCGCAAGGACCTGCTTGCCCGCAACCTCAACCGCATGCTCAAGCTCTTCCCCAAGGAGTACAGCATCTTCCCACGTACTTGGTGCTTGCCGGCCGA ctatggggacttccAAGCCTATGGGCGCATGAGGAAGAACAGGACGTACATCTGCAAGCCAGACAGCGGCTGCCAAGGACGGGGCATCTTCATTACACGCAATCCCAAGGAGATCAAGCACGGCGAGCACATGATCTGCCAGCAGTACATTGCCAAG CCCTTCCTCATTGATGGCTTTAAGTTCGACATGCGCATCTATGTACTGGTCACTTCCTGCGACCCGCTGAAAATCTTTGTCTACGAGGAGGGGCTAGCCCGTTTTGCCACCATGAGGTACATCGAGCCCAGCAGCAGCAACCTG GATGACATCTGCATGCACCTGACCAACTATGCCATCAACAAGCACAACGAGAACTTTGTGCGTGATGACAATACAGGCAGCAAGAG GAAGTTGTCCACACTGAACACCTGGATGCGGGAGCACAGCTACAACATGGACGAGCTGTGGCGGGACATCGAGGACATCATAATCAAAACCCTCATTGCTGCCCACCCAGTTCTGAAGCACAACTACCGCACCTGCTTCCCCAACCACATCTCCGGCTGTGCCTGCTTCGAGATCCTGGGCTTCGACATCCTCCTTGACAGGAAGCTCAAGCCTTGGCTCTTGGAG GTCAACCACTCCCCCAGCTTCACCACTGACTCCCGCCTGGACCGTGAAGTGAAAGACGCCCTGCTCTGCGACGCAATCAATCTCGCCAACCTGCGTGCTTGTGACAAGAAGAAGGTGCTCGAAGAGGACAAGAGGCGGGTGAAGGAGCGCCTTCTCCAGGTCCACCAGCCCCCCCGTGAGGCCAG GCGTGAACAGATGCAGAGCAGCCAGGCCGCCTGGCTGGCCCAAGCAGAGAAGTATGAGAACAGCCACCTGGGCGGCTACCGGCGCATCTTCCCATTGCGGGGTACAGAGAAGTACCTGCCCTTCTTCAAGCACAGCGGATCTCTCTTCCAAGAGACAGTTGCCTCCAAGGCCAGAGAAGAGTGCGCCAG GCAACAGCTGGAGGAGATCCGCCAGAAGCGGGAGCAGAGGGAGAGCACAGCCGGGAAGAAGCGAAGGGATGTGAAGGAGAACTTGCAGGGGGAGTCCGCAGGGGAGAAGGCCCACGAGAAGGGAAAGGGCAAGTCTGCCCTCACCCGCATGACCTACAGCCACAGCAAGACCTGGAACCCAAAG ATGCCCTCCCTACCTTACGACAGCATGACTCCCCAGGCCATagtggaggaagaggaagtggaGAGGGTCAAAGCCCTCCTGCGCCGTGAGAATCTGATCCGAGGGCTGGGCATTGTGGACCAGCTAACCCGCCTGCTTCGCAGCACAGAGCCCAGGCCAGTGGAAATCCAGAGGCCCCACATTAACATCTCCGAAAGCCAG CCTCACTTTCTTCAGGAGGTGTTCAGTAACAGAGAATCCCAGAACCTGATGACCCTCGTCCCCCTGTCCCTCCTAGGGGGCTCCGTTCAGGAGCTGGGGCAGCAGATCCTGCAGCAACCCACAGCACGTGTCCAGCTGCTGGGCAGCCAGGGGTTCATCCCGACCATCCTGGGCGCCCTCTCAGGCCTAAGCCCTTCCCACGAGGCCTCCTATTCCTCCCACTTCAAGCCGCAGCTCCACATCCAGCCGCCCAGGAACATGAGCTGGCTGGGCACAGCCATGGTGGGCGAGCCCAGCACTCTTGCCCGGATGCTGAAGGCAGGAGGGCGCCGATTTGGCAGTGCCAAGAACAAGTTGGACGTCG GCAGCCCTGCCAGCAAGAGGCCTCTGTACATGGGCTCCGGCTCCCTGAGCTGCCTGCCTCACGCTGGGAGAGCACCAGGCCACCTGTacagcagcttccccttcccctccgtGGCAGCCCCCCTAAGCCGCACTGATGTGCACGGACTGGCCATCAACTCCGCGTCTGCCCCCCTCATCCGGCGCACAAGTCCCCATCGCTCCAGCAATGTGGCCACGCTGCACCTCAACCAGCCCAGGTAG
- the GDPGP1 gene encoding GDP-D-glucose phosphorylase 1 yields the protein MTPASTASRDPRRPPSQEGPDRPSTEVFVYDEGDFVLRGAEWLANGGNRGTASHAVSCFDSLLQSGWRERQNRGLFRYHLGELQTQILPGRLGFVAQLNTQRGSERRKPQEIQSIQQRFDPQQFNFNKIHPEEILFCMVRGQTTSMPCMGGAQIPPGLAYVLVVINVSPLEFGHSLLIPDPTLSLPQILTPQVLRFGLDAILLSAHPGFRIGFNSLAAFASVNHLHLHGFYLNWELLVESAPCKPLLPEANLYVLEEVPAPGFLFYSEGRHMEELAHQICQVTNYLIKKEIAHNLFVTRGAIPEGPINSAARPGIRIIVWARKSCFGTKEESAFNVALCELAGHLPIKTAQDFKKLTEASAIHMLQKYLLPDFQFSQLQRELVSLLKG from the coding sequence ATGACGCCAGCCAGCACCGCCAGCCGTGACCCCCGGAGGCCTCCGTCACAGGAGGGGCCTGATCGCCCGTCTACAGAGGTCTTTGTCTACGATGAGGGGGACTTTGTGCTGCGTGGAGCAGAATGGCTGGCAAACGGAGGGAATCGCGGGACAGCCAGCCACGCCGTGTCCTGCTTTGACAGTCTTCTGCAGTCAGGCTGGAGGGAGAGACAGAATCGGGGGCTCTTCCGCTACCACTTGGGGGAGCTGCAGACCCAGATCCTGCCAGGGAGGCTGGGATTTGTGGCCCAGCTGAACACCCAAAGGGGATCAGAGAGAAGAAAACCCCAGGAGATCCAAAGCATCCAGCAGAGATTTGACCCCCAGCAGTTCAATTTCAATAAGATCCATCCTGAGGAGATTCTTTTTTGCATGGTCAGGGGCCAGACCACCTCCATGCCCTGCATGGGGGGTGCTCAGATCCCACCCGGTCTTGCCTATGTCCTTGTGGTGATTAATGTCAGCCCTCTGGAGTTTGGACACTCGCTTCTCATCCCTGATCCCACACTCTCCTTGCCCCAGATCCTCACACCGCAGGTCCTTCGCTTTGGACTAGATGCCATCCTCCTCAGCGCCCATCCTGGCTTCCGCATTGGCTTCAACAGCCTTGCAGCCTTTGCTTCAGTCAACCACCTGCACCTGCATGGGTTTTACTTGAACTGGGAGCTGCTGGTAGAATCGGCCCCCTGCAAGCCCCTTCTGCCTGAAGCAAACCTGTATGTGCTGGAAGAGGTCCCAGCTCCTGGCTTCCTCTTCTACAGTGAAGGGCGGCACATGGAGGAGCTGGCACACCAGATTTGCCAGGTCACTAACTACCTGATAAAGAAGGAGATTGCACACAACCTGTTTGTAACCCGGGGTGCTATTCCGGAGGGACCCATTAACTCAGCAGCTCGGCCTGGCATCCGGATCATTGTCTGGGCCAGGAAATCCTGCTTTGGTACCAAAGAAGAGTCTGCATTCAATGTGGCACTCTGTGAGCTGGCAGGGCACCTGCCCATCAAAACCGCCCAGGATTTTAAGAAACTCACAGAGGCGTCAGCCATTCACATGCTTCAGAAATATCTCCTCCCAGACTTCCAGTTTTCCCAGCTCCAGCGTGAGCTGGTGTCCCTCCTCAAAGGATAA